A DNA window from Camelina sativa cultivar DH55 chromosome 17, Cs, whole genome shotgun sequence contains the following coding sequences:
- the LOC104757959 gene encoding uncharacterized protein LOC104757959 yields the protein MQFSRNSILRQLSRKEGWRSASRRWTSGDSSTAFNDDTSGGGGGYSSMEGLYGVYSGGDTAARTKRVMVVVDETSRSKHAMMWALTHLTNKGDLMTLLHVVSPHDEPSPSLAQSLGSLCKACKPEVDVEALVIQGPKLATVLSQVKKLEVSVLVLGQKKSAPLISCLCGPSRSEELVNRCINGADCLTIGVRKQCKGVGGYLINTRWQKNFWLLA from the exons ATGCAATTCTCGAGAAACTCGATCCTTAGGCAACTAAGCAGAAAAGAAGGTTGGAGGTCGGCTTCTAGAAGGTGGACTTCCGGAGATAGCTCAACGGCCTTCAACGACGACAcaagcggtggtggtggtggttactCCTCAATGGAGGGTCTTTATGGGGTTTACTCTGGTGGAGACACGGCTGCAAGAACTAAGAGAGTGATGGTTGTGGTGGACGAGACTTCGAGGTCTAAGCATGCCATGATGTGGGCTTTGACTCATTTGACTAACAAAGGAGATTTGATGACTCTTCTTCATGTTGTCTCTCCTCATGATGAACCTTCTCCTTCTTTGGCTCAATCTCTTGGTTCTCTCTGCAAAGCTTGTAAACCCGAG gTGGATGTGGAGGCATTGGTGATTCAAGGACCAAAGCTAGCAACAGTGTTAAGCCAAGTGAAGAAGCTTGAAGTCTCTGTGCTTGTGTTGGGTCAGAAAAAATCTGCACCACTCATCTCTTG cTTATGTGGACCTAGCAGATCAGAGGAGCTCGTGAATCGTTGCATCAACGGTGCAGATTGCTTGACGATTGGTGTTAGGAAACAATGCAAAGGTGTTGGTGGGTACTTGATCAACACAAGATGGCAGAAAAATTTCTGGCTTTTAGCCTGA
- the LOC104757958 gene encoding probable purine permease 11: MSGNQEPILVKEESVVGLPIPLLKLKSWQWWVLVSVNIFFLIGGQAASVLLGRFYYDQGGNSKWMATLVQTAAFPILYIPLLLLPSSSSAESSSEPACSLKYIVLIYVLLGVIIAGDNMLYSVGLLYLSASTYSLICATQLAFNAVFSYFINAQKFTALILNSVVLLSFSAALIALNDDADTPAGVPRSKYIVGFVCTLAASALYSLLLSLMQFSFEKILKRETFSVVLEMQIYTSLVATCVSVIGLFASGEWRTLHGEMEGYHKGQASYVLTLVWTAVTWQVCSVGVVGLIFLVTSLFSNVISTLSLAVTPLAALVVFRDKMSGVKVMAMLIALWGFASYVYQNHIDDLKVRRARQQAQARRVEPPC; this comes from the exons ATGTCAG GTAATCAAGAACCAATCTTGGTGAAGGAAGAGAGTGTGGTAGGTTTACCAATACCACTCTTGAAGCTTAAAAGCTGGCAATGGTGGGTTCTTGTCTCTGTTaacatcttcttccttattgGTGGTCAAGCTGCTTCAGTGCTTCTTGGTAGGTTTTATTATGATCAAGGTGGAAACAGTAAATGGATGGCTACTCTTGTTCAGACCGCTGCTTTTCCCATTCTATATATCCCGCTTTTGCTTCTTCCCTCTTCGAGTAGTGCAGAGTCTTCTTCAGAGCCTGCTTGTTCACTCAAATACATTGTCTTGATCTATGTTTTGCTCGGTGTGATCATCGCTGGTGACAACATGTTATACTCTGTTGGACTTTTGTACCTCTCTGCTTCGACTTATTCGCTCATTTGCGCTACTCAGTTAGCCTTCAACGCGGTCTTCTCTTATTTCATCAATGCTCAGAAGTTTACTGCTTTGATTCTCAACTCTGTTGTTCTCCTGTCCTTTTCCGCTGCTTTGATAGCTCTCAATGATGATGCAGACACTCCTGCTGGTGTCCCCAGGTCTAAGTACATTGTTGGGTTTGTGTGTACACTCGCTGCATCCGCTCTTTATTCTCTGTTGCTTTCGCTTATGCAGTTTTCGTTTGAGAAGATTCTGAAAAGAGAGACCTTTTCCGTGGTTCTTGAAATGCAAATTTACACTTCTTTAGTGGCGACTTGTGTCTCTGTCATCGGCCTGTTTGCTAGCGGGGAATGGAGAACGCTGCACGGGGAAATGGAAGGGTATCATAAAGGTCAAGCCTCTTATGTACTGACTTTGGTCTGGACAGCGGTCACGTGGCAAGTGTGTTCTGTAGGAGTGGTTGGTTTGATATTTCTGGTGACATCGCTCTTCTCAAACGTCATTAGTACTCTCTCCCTAGCTGTGACTCCACTCGCAGCTTTGGTTGTGTTCCGTGATAAAATGAGTGGCGTTAAGGTTATGGCGATGCTGATCGCTCTTTGGGGCTTCGCTTCTTATGTTTACCAGAATCATATCGACGACTTGAAAGTAAGACGAGCGCGACAACAAGCTCAAGCCAGGAGGGTGGAACCGCCCTGCTAA